The stretch of DNA ACTTTGACTGTGATACATTAAGCCAATCAATGCataataacatatgatataAATAGAATATGAGCTGTAAGATTAACCGTTTGAACAACAACCCCAGCTCAAAAGAAGCAAATGCCAATAATGCAAACAAAAACACTCAAGGTTTGATCACAGAGTTCGGCCAATTTTGCCTATGTCTTTGACTACTGAGTGAATGTTGTTCCTTTCTATTATTCAAACATAAggttacaaattacaatttgTGTTTAAATACTACGGTCTAGTTTACAAAATTACCCCTGAACCGTACATGGAGGGCTTCGCCAGCTCGGGCGACCTGCCCATTTACCAGCAAACTATGAGCCATATCCAATGTtaactttataataaaaattgaaatgcaTGAATGTACTATTATTCGTTATGACTCTCATAGTACATAAGAATTTCATGAATATCCCATCTTGTAATTTACTAAACTTCACAATTATGTGTTTCAGGGACTCTGTCTTCCCTCTGCAAGATTTGACATGCTTATCCCTGGGGAAGAAATTCCATCTTGGTTTGTTCCTCAAAGAACAGTTTCATGGGCAAAAATACAAGTCCCTAATAATTTACCTCTAGATGAATGGATAGGATTTTCTCTATGTTTCCTATTAGTGAGTTATGTTGTCCCACCTGAACTGTGCAACCATGAGATTGAGTGTTATTTGTTTGCACATAATGGCAAGCAGTTGGTCAGCACAAGGACATTACCTCCTATGGATCCATGGTATCCTCACCTTTATATTCTCTACTTGTCTATTAATCAATTTCACGACAAAATTCTCAAAGACAATTACTGGACTGACATTGAATTTGTATTGAAATGTTATTGCTGTCAGTCATTGCAAATAGTGAGGTGTGGTTGCCGTTTGGTATGTAAGCAAGATATTGTAGATTGGAACAAAGTTATGAGTCAATTCAATGAGAGTTGAAGATATTTGGAGATCATATAGTTAGTACTTGACAATAACATCATTCCTTGATGAACATGAAGCTGCCAGTAGTATGATGTCACCAATTTGACCAGCAAGATGCTGCACAAGCAAACAACAAGAAGCTGTATCAGATGCAGAATGAATCTTAGATATTAgaaagtttgaaacttgatTCAGTGGCTATTGTTTAAAAAAGCTGGTTAGATTCAGTTCAAGATAACCAGCAACTTAGTTTGGTTTAAATTTGAACTTGATTTATTAGACCGTTTGAATGATTTATAAGTTCTGTCTCACGTAATATTCCATCATATttaggtaaatttgaaatgaacCCTTTTTCTTGTCTTTGTTGTCTTTAATGAcagattttattttctaaattctaTACACTTTTCTTTGATTAGACTACTTGATGAGCTTTCTTTGATTAGACTAGTTATCTCATCAGCTGAGCTGCTTATTATTGTTGAATAACATGTTACCACTActtgatgaaaataattaatgcacACATAAGCTAGATGCAGAAGTGGAACATTGACATTTTACATTTTTGAGACAATATGAGTAAAATCACAAGCTAAATCCTGCAAAACAAGAACTCCTACACTTGATTGACCTTTTCAGTTCAAACGGTAGTCCTGAAAAACAAGAtgagttatttttaaaagaacactaaaaattaaaattaaagaaaccTAATCAGTAATGTATTCAAATTATAAAGTTTACCAGGCTTTTGAACAGTACTGTAATTCATATGCATGGTTGAAACCTTTCCCTTATACTGTGTTTTTAGAATAAAGGATTTCATAAATTTCTTGGTTTATGAGTTTGAAGTTAagtgagataaaagagataaCAAAACTTAACgttttttgtcaaaaattatCGGAAAGGAGCAACTTGACTGACGAAAATATAGTTAATGAaccaaaattaaacaaaaaataattaagagacTACAGTGaaactaaaaaataagttaagggactAAGACTAATTTAGCCTTAATTTTCACATTCCACATATATAAAAACCAACCTGAAATATACATCAATGTTGTATCTCTTTCTCTTCCAAACTCTGAATTCAAATCCTTTCTTTCTCTATAAGCAATTCAGATCCTCTCTAGAACAGCTTTCCATCACTACAAAGACAATGGCCAAAAAATATGATGGACCTGCCATTGATCTTGGAACGACCTATTCATGCGTAGCAGTTTGGCAAGAGCATAACAATCGAACTGAGATGATCCACAATGATCAAGGCAATAGAATCACACCTTCTTTTGTTGCTTTCCGTGACTCAAAAAGGTTGCTTGGCAATGCTGCTAAAAATCAGGCTGCCTCTAACCCAACCAACACTATCTTTGGTAATTGATCTTTTTTCTGTTACTACTTtggtttataaattttgtttatagtttTCTATTTATCTGCTATGCTTTCATTAGAGAAGAACAAGTTATACATCaccaacatttttatttatgcaGATGCAAAGAGGTTAATTGGTAGGAAATATTTTGATTCAACTATTCAAAATGATATAAAGTTGTGGCCTTTTAAGGTCATTTCTGGTATTAATGACAAGCCCATGATCCTTGTTAAGTACAACTGTACAAGGATGAAGAAAAGTGCTTTGTTGCAGAGGAAATATCATCTATGATCCTCTCAAAGATGCAGGAGATTGTAGAGAAGTTTCTGGAATTACCTGTGAAGAATGCAGTGATTACTGTGCCggtttattttaacaattttcagCAAAAAGCCACCAAAGCCTTATTGCTGGCCTCAATGTAACGCGGATAATCAATGAACCAATAGCTGCTGCACTTGCATATGGACTTCAAAAGAGAGCTAATTTTGTTGGAAAGCAAAATGTATTCATCTTTGATCTTGGTGGTGGCACTTTGATGTGTCACTTCTTACACTAAAGGATGATAGCTTTGAAGTAAAGGCCACTGCCGGTGATACTCACCTAGGTGGAGAAAACTTAGACAATAGAATGGTGAGCCACTTTGTGAAGGAGTTGAAGAGGAAGAACAATGTGGAAGGATTTGGGCACGAGCATCAACCTGATGAGGCTGTTGCTTATGGTGCAGCTGTTCAAGCTGCTTTGTTGAATGAAGGCATTAAGAATGCTACAAATGTGGTCTTGCAAGATATTACTCCCCTGTCACTTGGTATATTGACAAAAGGAGATATCACGAGTGTGGTGATTCCTAAGAACATTCATGTCAAGACGACAGAAGGCAGATGTAAGACAAGTGCGGATACCCAATTTGGCATCTCGATTAATGTTTATGAGGGCGAGAGAGTAAGAGCCAGAGAGAACAATTTGCTAGGTTTGTTAAATCTCTTACTTCCTCGTGCTCCTCGAGTCCTCATGGCCTTGGTGTCAAAGTATGATTTGCTATAGATGTAGATGGTATATTAAATGTCACTGCTGAGGAAGAAACCACAGGGAATAAGAAAGAGATTACAATAACAAATGAAAATAGAAGACTATCAACTGAAGAAATTGAAAGAATGCTCCAAAAAGCTGAGAATAGGCTGAAGATATGAAGTTTTACGAGAGAGTTAGAGCAATGAATGCTTTGGATGATTACCTTTGCAACATGAGTAAAGTGATGAAGTATAATAGTGTTATTTCCCTGCTGGCTACTGCAGACAAAACAAAGATCAATTTTGCAATTATGGAGGGACAAAGTTTGATTGATAATGATGGCAACCAGCACAAAGAAACATGTGTTTGTGGACTTCTTGAAGGAGCTTGAAAGTGTCTTTGAATCTACACTGAACAAGATCAACAAAGGTAACTTACTCTGATGAGGAAAGTGATTTGgaatattttaatctttttatttatttgtgttcATCATTTTCAGCTTTCTCATGTACAATGTTGCAGCTGTTTGTTTTACTTCTTTGATtacatattttgataatatatattgGTCCTTATTTCTTTTCAGTACAGATCTCATTATTTTGCATGAAAACTAGCCAAGCCAAGCATACCCAGTCCTAGATCCACCTATCAGCAGCATTAGCATATACACCTTGCTATCTTATAATGTTTTTTTCTGACTATCAAATACACTCTTAATTTGGGGCACCAGTAAACTCATATTTACCACTCAATAATTACtttcaaagttcaaacaatTACAATGATGAAAGCTACAATACTAAAAAACAGACAGAAACCGATGAATggttgaaaacaaaaataatgtaATTGCAAAAGTTGTGCCTTAATATTATGATATAAACAAGTAAAACAACTTAGATATATTACAACAATCCCTAAAAAGTGGTATTAGTCTAGCTTTCATACTCTGGCATCCTTCATAGCTTGATCTGCAGACTGCAGCATGTTCCTTCATGTTTCTGTTGTCTTGTCAAAGCCACCTAGATGTCTAGATTTGCTGATATTCAATAAACAACTTATTTACTTGCAGATTAAATATTTCCAATCCTCTTGTTCCTTTCAATAAAACTATATATTGCCGGTCTTAACTCTTAACATTATCCTCAGATAAATTCATAGGCAACCTTGACCATGATACAGATTCCCTTGACTCAATAATCCTCCTACGAATCACTATGGATAAGCTCAATACAATGCATACAGCAGCTGCAAAAGTAAGCAAAATACCAGTATTTCCCCTTGACCGGCTCTTGAGAACAAAATCAGCACAAACATCTCCATCAAGACTCTTGTGTGTATTGTTCAACTTCATAACCTCAATTCCATTTAACATTCCATCAATGACATGTGGAATACTGCTCTTTGATGGACCTACACTAACACTCAAAGCTCCTAAACTACTTCCTCCATCAACAACAAAGTCAGCATAAAATGGAGAAGCCAGCGAATCCGAAATGGAAGAGAGGTCAAAATCTTCAAAAGCCAAATAACCATTCACATAAACATTGAAATATAGCAAACCAAGCGAAATGCTAGCAATATCACAGAAATGCAACCTAACAAGGTACTTATATCCACCCGCAATCGGAAACACCCATGTCATATTAACATTAGGCACAGAATCATTCTTACTTCGAATCAACCGTGCAGTATTGTAAACATTGTCAGGTCCTACCTCACGACTAGACCCTCCACCATGATACTTAATCCTACCACCAAAGTAAAGCTTTTCAGACCCAACAAATGATTTCAAGTACTCATCATCAGGAACCCAAGTCCTCCACAAGGAATCATTAAAAGGAGTAACTTTAGGACCCCCCACAGTGACCCTATATACAACTTCAAGACCTTGTTTGTTTAAACCATGAAAACTCTTCAAATCCCCTGAGCTCAAATACT from Cicer arietinum cultivar CDC Frontier isolate Library 1 chromosome 3, Cicar.CDCFrontier_v2.0, whole genome shotgun sequence encodes:
- the LOC101489049 gene encoding probable receptor-like protein kinase At5g24010, which encodes MNSFTLNNLFSLLFLLSFSTLTVFSHFFSPPDNYLVNCGSTVPNTLLDYRSFSGDLSSKQSLSFSSSPNSLFINNQNPLPNLPQIYHTARVFTKPTKYSFNVKDKGTHLVRFHFHAFNSSNIDLGRAQFHILVNGYVVLSNFTRFIADSERNPKVVEYLIWVDSEKVVIVFVPSKDSKLAFVNAIEVISAPKDLVPETAQYLSSGDLKSFHGLNKQGLEVVYRVTVGGPKVTPFNDSLWRTWVPDDEYLKSFVGSEKLYFGGRIKYHGGGSSREVGPDNVYNTARLIRSKNDSVPNVNMTWVFPIAGGYKYLVRLHFCDIASISLGLLYFNVYVNGYLAFEDFDLSSISDSLASPFYADFVVDGGSSLGALSVSVGPSKSSIPHVIDGMLNGIEVMKLNNTHKSLDGDVCADFVLKSRSRGNTGILLTFAAAVCIVLSLSIVIRRRIIESRESVSWSRLPMNLSEDNVKS